One genomic window of Solanum dulcamara chromosome 12, daSolDulc1.2, whole genome shotgun sequence includes the following:
- the LOC129877482 gene encoding patatin-like protein 7 encodes MAAAAISTISMIDSNLEVDKLTYEIFSILENKFLLSYDNDPKLSPACRENLNFSTPFAGNKNVSAGKIRILSIDGGGSTNGILAAKSLAHLEATLRRKTGKNNPHIADFFDVVAGSGTGGILASLLFTRGKDGVPLFTAEEALKFLNDNGRKISRSSSNGVFRRVFRTPVKVFSNVFGDLTLKETVKAVLIPCYDLTTGSPFLFSRADALEVDGCDFKLADICGATVADHAVDVKSVDGRRKITAVGGGVTMNNPTAAAITHVLNNKQEFPFANSVEDLLVISLGNGESDSGIGKMTSLPAAFVKIAGDGAADMVDQAVSMAFGEFRNNNYVRIQGNEIIGKKHHMIKDEKMRKSMAISEEMLRQKNVESILFQGKKLVEKTNLDKLEIFAGDLIKEEEMRKNSILSPVVLKQSSSSPRTSSATTLSTISSC; translated from the exons ATGGCAGCAGCTGCAATTTCTACCATCTCAATGATCGATTCCAACTTAGAAGTTGACAAATTAACATACGAAATCTTCTCCATTCTAGAAAACAAGTTCCTCTTGAGCTACGATAATGACCCAAAACTTTCTCCTGCATGCAGAGAAAATCTTAATTTCTCCACCCCCTTTGCCGGAAACAAAAATGTCAGCGCCGGAAAAATCAGAATTCTCTCTATTGACGGCGGTGGGTCAACTAATGGCATACTCGCCGCTAAATCTTTAGCCCATTTGGAAGCAACCCTTCGTCGGAAAACCGGAAAGAATAACCCCCACATTGCCGATTTCTTCGATGTTGTCGCCGGCTCCGGTACCGGCGGGATCCTCGCTAGTCTTCTATTCACTCGTGGGAAAGATGGGGTTCCTCTGTTCACAGCAGAGGAAGCTCTCAAGTTCCTAAACGATAACGGCCGGAAAATCTCCCGATCTTCTTCAAATGGAGTTTTCCGGCGCGTTTTCCGGACGCCGGTGAAGGTTTTCAGTAACGTGTTCGGCGATTTAACTTTAAAGGAAACTGTAAAAGCAGTTTTAATCCCCTGCTACGACCTCACCACAGGATCACCGTTCCTGTTCTCGCGTGCTGATGCTTTGGAAGTGGACGGTTGTGATTTTAAGCTGGCGGATATATGTGGGGCCACAGTGGCTGATCATGCGGTGGACGTGAAATCAGTTGATGGAAGACGAAAGATCACAGCCGTTGGTGGTGGAGTCACCATGAATAATCCAACGGCTGCTGCTATCACTCATGTTCTTAACAATAAACAAGAATTCCCCTTTGCTAATTCAGTTGAAGATTTGTTAGTAATTTCTTTGGGAAATGGAGAATCAGATTCCGGCATCGGAAAAATGACGTCATTGCCGGCAGCGTTTGTTAAGATCGCCGGAGATGGAGCTGCCGACATg GTAGATCAAGCTGTATCAATGGCATTTGGAGAATTTAGGAACAATAACTATGTTAGAATACAAGGAAATGAAATTATTGGAAAAAAACACCACATgataaaagatgaaaaaatgagaaaatcaatgGCCATTTCTGAGGAAATGCTAAGGCAGAAAAATGTGGAATCCATATTATTTCAAGGGAAGAAATTGGTGGAAAAAACAAATTTGGACAAATTGGAAATATTCGCAGGTGATTTaatcaaagaagaagaaatgaggAAAAATAGCATATTATCCCCAGTTGTTTTGAAACAATCATCATCATCTCCTAGAACATCGTCTGCAACAACTTTATCGACTATTTCATCGTGTTAA